A stretch of the Streptococcus oralis genome encodes the following:
- a CDS encoding ATP-dependent Clp protease ATP-binding subunit produces MNNNFNNFNNMDDLFNQLMGGMRGYSSENRCYLINGREVTPEEFAHYRATGQLPGNAESDMQMQQHASGMKQDGVLAKLGRNLTAEAREGKLDPVIGRNKEIQETSEILSRRTKNNPVLVGDAGVGKTAVVEGLAQAIVNGDVPAAIKNKEIISIDISGLEAGTQYRGSFEENVQNLVNEVKEAGNIILFFDEIHQILGAGSIGGDSGSKGLADILKPALSRGELTVIGATTQDEYRNTILKNAALARRFNEVKVNAPSAEDTFEILQGIRDLYQQHHNVILPDEVLKAAVDYSIQYIPQRSLPDKAIDLVDVTAAHLAAQHPVTDVHAVEREIEAEKDKQEKAVEAEDFEAALNAKTRIAELEKKVENHTEDMKVTASINDVAESVERMTGIPVSQMGASDIERLKDMAHRLEHKVIGQDKAVEAVARAIRRNRAGFDEGNRPIGSFLFVGPTGVGKTELAKQLALDMFGTKDAIIRLDMSEYSDRTAVSKLIGTTAGYVGYDDNSNTLTERVRRNPYSIILLDEIEKADPQVITLLLQVLDDGRLTDGQGNTVNFKNTVIIATSNAGFGYEANLTEDADKPELMDRLKPFFRPEFLNRFNAVIEFSHLNKEDLSKIVDLMLAEVNQTLAKKDIDLEVSQAAKDFITEEGYDEVMGVRPLRRVVEQQIRDKVTDFHLDHLDAKHLEADMEDGVLVIREKA; encoded by the coding sequence ATGAACAACAACTTTAATAACTTTAACAACATGGATGATTTATTTAACCAATTGATGGGTGGTATGCGAGGATACAGTTCTGAAAACCGTTGCTACTTGATTAATGGACGTGAAGTGACACCTGAGGAATTTGCTCACTATCGTGCAACTGGTCAATTGCCAGGAAATGCAGAATCTGATATGCAAATGCAACAACACGCTTCAGGTATGAAACAAGACGGTGTCCTTGCTAAACTAGGTCGTAACTTGACCGCAGAAGCTCGTGAGGGCAAGTTGGATCCTGTTATCGGACGAAACAAGGAAATTCAAGAAACATCTGAAATCCTCTCACGTCGTACGAAAAATAATCCTGTTCTGGTCGGAGATGCAGGTGTTGGTAAGACCGCAGTTGTCGAAGGCCTAGCACAAGCAATTGTGAACGGAGATGTTCCAGCTGCTATTAAGAACAAGGAAATCATTTCCATTGATATTTCAGGTCTTGAGGCTGGTACTCAATACCGTGGTAGCTTTGAAGAAAACGTTCAAAACCTAGTCAATGAAGTGAAAGAAGCAGGGAATATTATCCTCTTCTTTGATGAAATTCACCAAATCCTTGGCGCTGGCTCAATCGGAGGAGACAGTGGTTCTAAAGGGCTTGCGGACATTCTCAAGCCAGCTCTCTCTCGTGGTGAATTGACCGTTATTGGAGCGACAACTCAAGACGAATACCGTAACACCATCTTGAAAAATGCAGCTCTTGCTCGTCGTTTCAACGAAGTGAAGGTCAATGCTCCTTCAGCAGAGGATACCTTTGAAATCCTTCAAGGGATTCGTGACCTCTATCAACAACACCACAATGTTATCTTGCCAGATGAAGTCTTGAAAGCAGCAGTGGATTATTCTATCCAATACATTCCACAACGCAGCTTGCCAGATAAGGCTATTGACCTTGTAGACGTAACGGCTGCTCACTTGGCAGCTCAACATCCTGTAACAGATGTGCATGCTGTTGAACGGGAAATTGAGGCAGAAAAAGACAAGCAAGAAAAAGCAGTTGAGGCAGAAGATTTTGAAGCAGCTCTCAATGCCAAAACACGTATTGCAGAATTAGAGAAAAAAGTCGAAAACCACACAGAAGACATGAAAGTGACTGCAAGCATCAACGATGTGGCTGAATCTGTGGAACGAATGACAGGTATCCCAGTTTCACAAATGGGAGCATCAGATATCGAACGTTTGAAAGATATGGCTCATCGCTTGGAACACAAGGTTATCGGCCAAGACAAGGCGGTTGAAGCTGTAGCTCGTGCTATCCGTCGTAACCGTGCTGGTTTTGATGAAGGCAATCGCCCAATCGGTAGCTTCCTCTTTGTAGGTCCAACTGGGGTTGGTAAGACAGAACTTGCTAAGCAATTAGCGCTCGATATGTTTGGTACTAAAGATGCGATCATCCGCTTGGATATGTCTGAATACAGTGACCGCACAGCCGTATCTAAATTAATCGGTACAACAGCAGGTTATGTTGGGTATGATGACAATAGCAATACCTTGACAGAACGTGTTCGCCGCAATCCTTATTCTATCATTCTCTTGGACGAAATTGAAAAGGCTGATCCTCAAGTAATCACCCTTCTCCTCCAAGTATTGGATGACGGTCGTTTGACTGATGGTCAAGGAAATACAGTGAACTTCAAGAACACGGTCATTATCGCGACATCAAATGCTGGATTTGGTTATGAAGCCAACTTGACAGAAGATGCGGACAAACCAGAGTTGATGGATCGTTTGAAACCATTCTTCCGTCCAGAATTCCTCAACCGCTTTAACGCAGTTATCGAGTTTTCACACTTGAACAAGGAAGATCTTTCTAAGATTGTGGACTTGATGTTGGCGGAAGTCAACCAAACTTTGGCTAAGAAAGACATTGATTTGGAAGTCAGCCAAGCAGCTAAGGACTTTATCACAGAAGAAGGCTATGACGAAGTCATGGGTGTTCGTCCTCTCCGTCGCGTGGTTGAACAACAAATTCGTGATAAGGTGACAGACTTCCACTTGGATCATCTAGATGCTAAACATTTGGAAGCAGATATGGAAGATGGCGTTTTGGTTATTCGTGAAAAAGCCTAA
- a CDS encoding undecaprenyl-diphosphate phosphatase produces MYFIEILKSIFFGIVEGITEWLPISSTGHLILVEEFVQYKDQNEAFMSMFNVVIQLGAILAVMVIYFNKLNPFKPGKNKVEVRRTWQLWSKVLVATLPLLLVFKLDDWFDANFHNMVSVAIMLIIYGVAFIYLEKRNKAQAIEPTVTELDKLPYKTALYIGLFQVLALFPGTSRSGATIVGGLLNGTSRSVVTEFTFYLGIPVMFGASALKIFKFIKAGQLLSFGQLFLLLVAMGVAFAVSMVAIRFLTSYVKKHDFTLFGKYRIVLGSVLLLYSFVRLFV; encoded by the coding sequence ATGTATTTTATTGAAATTTTGAAGTCAATCTTTTTTGGGATTGTTGAAGGAATTACAGAATGGTTGCCCATTTCAAGTACTGGCCACTTGATCTTGGTTGAAGAATTTGTCCAATACAAGGACCAAAATGAAGCCTTCATGTCCATGTTTAATGTTGTCATTCAGCTCGGCGCTATCTTAGCGGTTATGGTCATTTACTTTAACAAGCTTAATCCTTTCAAACCTGGTAAAAATAAGGTAGAAGTCCGTCGAACTTGGCAATTGTGGTCAAAAGTCTTGGTTGCAACCTTGCCTTTGCTCTTGGTTTTTAAACTAGATGATTGGTTTGATGCCAACTTCCATAACATGGTTTCAGTTGCAATCATGCTGATTATCTATGGTGTTGCCTTTATCTACCTTGAAAAACGAAATAAGGCGCAAGCCATTGAACCAACAGTAACAGAGCTTGACAAGCTGCCTTATAAAACAGCCCTTTACATTGGGCTCTTCCAAGTCCTCGCCCTCTTCCCGGGAACGAGCCGTTCAGGTGCGACGATTGTTGGTGGTTTGTTAAATGGAACGAGCCGCTCTGTCGTAACAGAGTTTACCTTCTATCTCGGAATTCCTGTTATGTTCGGAGCCAGCGCTTTAAAGATTTTCAAATTTATTAAAGCAGGTCAACTCTTGAGTTTTGGACAACTGTTCTTGCTCTTGGTTGCTATGGGTGTTGCCTTTGCAGTCAGCATGGTTGCTATTCGTTTCTTGACCAGCTATGTGAAGAAACACGACTTTACACTCTTTGGTAAATACCGTATTGTACTCGGTAGTGTCTTGTTGCTCTATAGTTTTGTGCGTTTGTTTGTATAA
- a CDS encoding glycoside hydrolase family 13 protein yields MQEKWWHNAVVYQVYPKSFMDSNGDGIGDLPGITSKLDYLAKLGITAIWLSPVYDSPMDDNGYDIADYQAIAAIFGTMEDMEQLIAEAKKRDIRIIMDLVVNHTSDEHAWFVEACENPDSPERDYYIWRDEPNDLESIFSGSAWEYDEKSGQYYLHFFSKKQPDLNWENEKLRQKIYEMMNFWIDKGIGGFRMDVIDMIGKIPDEKVVNNGPMLHPYLKEMNQATFGDKDLLTVGETWGATPEIAKLYSDPKGQELSMVFQFEHICLQYQEGQPKWHYQKELNVGKLKEIFNKWQTELGVEDGWNSLFWNNHDLPRIVSIWGNDQEYREKSAKAFAILLHLMRGTPYIYQGEEIGMTNYPFETLEQVEDIESLNYAREALEKGVPIEEIMDSIRVIGRDNARTPMQWDESKNAGFSTGQPWLAVNSNYEKINVQEALANPDSIFYTYQKLVQIRKENSWLIRADFELLDTADKIFAYIRKDGEHRFLVVANLSNEKQNFSVEGRVKSILIENTTAKEAVEKQTLAPWDAFCVELTD; encoded by the coding sequence ATGCAAGAAAAATGGTGGCACAATGCCGTAGTCTATCAAGTCTATCCAAAGAGTTTTATGGATAGCAACGGAGATGGGATTGGTGATTTGCCAGGAATTACGAGTAAGTTGGACTATCTAGCTAAGTTAGGAATCACAGCGATTTGGCTTTCTCCTGTTTATGACAGTCCGATGGATGATAATGGCTATGATATTGCTGATTATCAAGCGATTGCAGCTATTTTTGGAACCATGGAGGACATGGAGCAACTCATCGCAGAAGCTAAGAAGCGTGATATTCGAATTATCATGGACTTGGTAGTCAATCATACCTCGGATGAACACGCCTGGTTTGTTGAGGCTTGTGAAAATCCTGATAGCCCTGAGCGAGACTACTATATCTGGCGGGATGAGCCCAATGATTTGGAGTCTATCTTTAGTGGATCCGCCTGGGAATACGATGAAAAGTCGGGTCAATACTATCTCCACTTTTTCAGTAAGAAACAGCCTGATCTCAACTGGGAAAATGAAAAACTGCGCCAGAAAATCTATGAGATGATGAACTTCTGGATTGATAAGGGCATTGGCGGTTTCCGTATGGATGTTATTGACATGATTGGGAAAATTCCTGATGAGAAGGTAGTCAATAACGGTCCTATGCTCCATCCCTATCTCAAGGAGATGAACCAAGCCACCTTTGGTGACAAAGATCTCTTGACGGTAGGAGAGACCTGGGGTGCAACGCCAGAGATTGCTAAGCTCTACTCGGATCCAAAGGGACAAGAATTGTCTATGGTCTTCCAGTTTGAACACATCTGTCTTCAGTATCAGGAAGGGCAACCTAAGTGGCACTACCAAAAAGAGTTAAATGTAGGGAAGTTAAAAGAGATTTTCAACAAATGGCAGACAGAGCTGGGAGTTGAGGACGGCTGGAATTCCCTCTTCTGGAACAACCATGACCTTCCTCGCATCGTCTCTATCTGGGGAAATGACCAAGAATACCGTGAGAAATCTGCCAAAGCCTTTGCAATCTTGCTTCATCTCATGAGAGGGACTCCCTATATCTACCAAGGTGAGGAGATTGGGATGACCAACTATCCGTTTGAAACACTGGAGCAAGTAGAAGATATTGAATCCCTCAACTATGCGCGTGAAGCTCTTGAAAAAGGCGTTCCGATAGAAGAAATCATGGACAGCATCCGTGTCATCGGTCGTGACAATGCCCGTACTCCGATGCAATGGGATGAGAGTAAAAACGCTGGCTTCTCAACAGGTCAACCTTGGTTGGCAGTTAATTCAAACTACGAAAAAATCAACGTTCAAGAAGCTCTGGCAAATCCAGATTCTATTTTCTATACTTATCAAAAACTCGTTCAAATCCGTAAGGAGAACAGCTGGCTGATTCGAGCTGACTTTGAATTGCTTGATACGGCTGACAAGATCTTTGCTTATATCCGTAAGGACGGTGAGCACCGCTTCTTAGTTGTAGCTAACTTGTCCAATGAAAAACAAAACTTTTCAGTAGAAGGAAGAGTTAAGTCAATCTTGATTGAAAACACTACTGCTAAAGAAGCAGTTGAAAAACAAACCTTGGCACCATGGGATGCTTTCTGTGTGGAACTAACGGATTAA
- the dinB gene encoding DNA polymerase IV: MLIFPLINDLSRKIIHIDMDAFFAAVEIRDNPKLKGKPVIIGSDPRQTGGRGVVSTCSYEARAFGVHSAMSSKEAYERCPQAIFISGNYEKYKTVGLEIRAIFKRYTDLIEPMSIDEAYLDVTENKLGIKSAVKIARLIQEDIWQELHLTASAGVSYNKFLAKMASDYQKPHGLTVILPDQAQDFLKQMDIAKFHGVGKKTVERLHEMGIYTGADLLEVSEVTLIDRFGRLGFDLYRKARGIHNSPVKSNRIRKSIGKEKTYGKILQVEEDIKKELTLLSEKVALNLSKQEKAGKIIILKIRYADFSTLTRRKSLPKATQDASQISQTALQLYEELAEKEKGIRLLGITVTGF, translated from the coding sequence ATGCTCATATTTCCATTGATAAATGATCTGTCCAGAAAAATCATCCATATTGACATGGATGCCTTTTTTGCTGCGGTGGAAATCAGAGATAATCCCAAGTTAAAGGGCAAACCTGTCATTATCGGAAGCGATCCCAGACAAACAGGTGGGCGTGGTGTCGTTTCTACCTGTAGCTATGAGGCGCGGGCTTTTGGTGTTCATTCGGCCATGAGCTCTAAAGAAGCTTATGAGCGCTGTCCCCAAGCTATCTTTATCTCTGGAAATTATGAAAAATACAAGACTGTGGGACTTGAGATTCGTGCTATTTTTAAACGCTACACTGATTTGATTGAACCTATGAGTATTGACGAGGCATACTTAGATGTGACAGAAAATAAACTCGGTATCAAGTCTGCCGTCAAAATAGCTCGTCTCATCCAAGAGGATATCTGGCAGGAACTACATCTGACTGCTTCTGCAGGCGTCTCTTATAACAAATTCTTGGCTAAGATGGCTAGTGACTATCAAAAACCACATGGTTTGACAGTTATCCTCCCAGATCAGGCCCAAGACTTTCTCAAACAAATGGACATTGCTAAATTTCATGGTGTGGGCAAAAAAACAGTTGAACGTCTTCATGAAATGGGCATTTATACTGGTGCGGACTTATTGGAGGTCTCAGAAGTCACTTTAATCGATCGGTTCGGCAGACTCGGTTTTGACCTTTATCGAAAGGCCAGGGGCATTCATAACTCACCGGTCAAGTCCAATCGCATTCGCAAGTCCATTGGCAAGGAAAAAACCTATGGAAAGATCCTACAAGTAGAAGAAGACATTAAAAAAGAGCTGACTCTCCTCTCTGAAAAAGTAGCTCTCAATCTCAGCAAGCAGGAAAAAGCTGGAAAAATCATTATCCTAAAAATACGATATGCTGACTTCTCTACTCTAACTAGACGAAAAAGCCTTCCGAAAGCAACACAGGATGCTAGTCAGATTTCTCAAACTGCCCTTCAACTCTACGAAGAACTAGCTGAAAAAGAAAAAGGTATCCGTTTACTAGGAATTACGGTGACAGGATTTTAA
- a CDS encoding S-ribosylhomocysteine lyase codes for MSKEVIVESFELDHTIVKAPYVRLIGEETGPKGDVISNFDIRLVQPNEDSIPTAGLHTIEHLLAKLIRTRIDGMIDCSPFGCRTGFHMIMWGRHTSAEIAAVIKDSLKEIAETTTWEDVPGTTIESCGNYKDHSLFSAKEWAKLILEQGISDDAFERHII; via the coding sequence ATGTCAAAAGAAGTTATTGTTGAAAGTTTTGAACTTGACCACACCATTGTCAAAGCACCTTATGTTCGCTTGATTGGGGAAGAAACCGGACCAAAGGGAGATGTCATCTCCAACTTTGATATTCGCTTGGTACAGCCAAATGAGGACTCTATCCCTACCGCTGGCCTTCACACCATTGAGCACCTCTTAGCCAAACTCATCCGTACCCGCATTGACGGTATGATTGACTGTTCTCCGTTTGGCTGCCGTACAGGTTTTCACATGATTATGTGGGGACGCCATACTAGCGCCGAAATTGCAGCTGTTATCAAAGATTCGCTCAAGGAAATCGCTGAGACTACTACTTGGGAAGATGTCCCTGGAACAACCATCGAATCTTGCGGAAACTACAAGGACCACAGCCTCTTTTCTGCTAAAGAATGGGCAAAACTCATCCTGGAACAAGGAATCTCAGATGATGCCTTTGAGCGCCATATCATCTAA
- the pflB gene encoding formate C-acetyltransferase, which produces MVVRTVVEAQDIFDKAWEGFKGVDWKEKASISRFVQANYTPYDGDESFLAGPTERSLHIKKIVEETKAHYEETRFPMDTRPTSIADIPAGFIDKENELIFGIQNDELFKLNFMPKGGIRMAETTLKENGYEPDPAVHEIFTKYVTTVNDGIFRAYTSNIRRARHAHTVTGLPDAYSRGRIIGVYARLALYGADYLMQEKVNDWNAIKEIDEETIRLREEVNLQYQALQQVVRLGDLYGVDVRKPAMNTKEAIQWVNIAFMAVCRVINGAATSLGRVPIVLDIFAERDLARGTFTESEIQEFVDDFVMKLRTVKFARTKAYDQLYSGDPTFITTSMAGMGNDGRHRVTKMDYRFLNTLDNIGNSPEPNLTVLWTDKLPYNFRRYCMHMSHKHSSIQYEGVTTMAKDGYGEMSCISCCVSPLDPENEDQRHNIQYFGARVNVLKALLTGLNGGYDDVHKDYKVFDIDPIRDEVLEFESVKANFEKSLDWLTDTYVDALNIIHYMTDKYNYEAVQMAFLPTKQRANMGFGICGFANTVDTLSAIKYATVKPIRDENGYIYDYETIGEYPRWGEDDPRSNELAEWLIEAYTTRLRSHKLYKDAEATVSLLTITSNVAYSKQTGNSPVHKGVYLNEDGSVNLSKLEFFSPGANPSNKAKGGWLQNLNSLASLDFGYAADGISLTTQVSPRALGKTRDEQVDNLVTILDGYFENGGQHVNLNVMDLNDVYEKIMSGEDVIVRISGYCVNTKYLTPEQKTELTQRVFHEVLSMDDALS; this is translated from the coding sequence ATGGTTGTTAGGACAGTTGTTGAAGCACAAGATATTTTTGATAAAGCTTGGGAAGGCTTCAAAGGCGTAGATTGGAAAGAAAAAGCAAGTATTTCTCGCTTTGTTCAAGCTAACTACACACCTTATGATGGAGATGAAAGTTTCCTTGCTGGACCAACAGAACGTTCACTTCACATCAAAAAAATCGTAGAAGAAACAAAAGCACACTACGAAGAAACTCGTTTCCCAATGGACACTCGCCCAACATCTATTGCTGATATTCCAGCAGGATTTATCGATAAAGAAAACGAATTGATCTTCGGTATTCAAAATGATGAACTCTTCAAATTGAACTTCATGCCAAAAGGTGGTATCCGTATGGCTGAAACTACTTTGAAAGAAAATGGATACGAACCAGATCCAGCTGTTCACGAAATCTTCACTAAATACGTAACAACAGTTAACGACGGTATCTTCCGTGCCTATACTTCAAATATCCGTCGCGCTCGTCATGCTCACACTGTAACTGGTCTTCCAGATGCCTACTCACGTGGACGTATCATCGGTGTTTACGCACGTCTTGCTCTTTACGGTGCAGACTACTTGATGCAAGAAAAAGTAAACGACTGGAATGCGATCAAAGAAATTGATGAAGAAACAATCCGTCTTCGTGAAGAAGTAAACCTTCAATACCAAGCATTGCAACAAGTTGTTCGCTTGGGTGACCTTTACGGAGTTGATGTCCGCAAACCAGCGATGAACACGAAAGAAGCTATCCAATGGGTTAACATCGCCTTCATGGCTGTCTGCCGTGTTATCAATGGTGCTGCTACATCTCTAGGACGTGTGCCAATCGTATTGGATATCTTTGCAGAACGTGACCTTGCTCGTGGTACATTTACTGAATCAGAAATCCAAGAGTTCGTTGATGATTTCGTTATGAAACTTCGTACAGTTAAATTTGCTCGTACAAAAGCTTATGACCAATTGTACTCAGGTGACCCAACATTCATCACAACTTCTATGGCTGGTATGGGTAACGACGGTCGTCACCGTGTTACTAAGATGGACTACCGTTTCTTGAACACTCTTGACAACATCGGTAACTCTCCAGAGCCAAACTTGACAGTTCTTTGGACTGACAAATTGCCATACAACTTCCGTCGCTACTGTATGCACATGAGCCACAAACACTCTTCTATCCAATACGAAGGTGTAACAACAATGGCTAAAGACGGATACGGAGAAATGAGCTGTATCTCATGCTGTGTGTCACCACTTGACCCAGAAAACGAAGATCAACGCCACAACATCCAGTACTTCGGTGCTCGTGTAAACGTTTTGAAAGCCCTTCTTACTGGTTTGAATGGTGGTTACGACGATGTTCACAAAGACTACAAAGTATTTGACATCGATCCTATCCGTGACGAAGTTCTTGAATTCGAATCAGTTAAAGCCAACTTTGAAAAATCTCTTGACTGGTTGACTGACACTTACGTAGATGCTTTGAACATCATCCACTACATGACTGACAAGTACAACTACGAAGCTGTTCAAATGGCCTTCTTGCCAACTAAACAACGTGCTAACATGGGATTCGGTATCTGTGGATTCGCTAACACTGTTGATACATTGTCAGCTATCAAGTACGCTACAGTTAAACCAATCCGTGATGAAAATGGCTACATCTACGATTATGAAACAATCGGTGAATACCCACGTTGGGGTGAAGATGACCCTCGTTCAAACGAATTGGCTGAATGGTTGATCGAAGCTTACACAACCCGTCTACGTAGCCACAAACTTTACAAAGACGCTGAAGCTACGGTATCACTCTTGACTATCACATCTAACGTTGCTTACTCTAAACAAACTGGTAACTCACCAGTCCACAAAGGTGTATACCTCAACGAAGATGGTTCTGTGAACTTGTCTAAACTTGAATTCTTCTCACCAGGTGCGAACCCATCTAACAAAGCTAAAGGTGGATGGTTGCAAAACTTGAACTCACTTGCTAGCCTTGACTTTGGTTACGCAGCTGACGGTATTTCATTGACAACTCAAGTTTCACCTCGTGCTCTTGGTAAGACTCGTGACGAACAAGTGGATAACTTGGTAACAATCCTTGATGGTTACTTCGAAAACGGTGGACAACACGTTAACTTGAACGTTATGGACTTGAACGATGTTTACGAAAAGATCATGTCAGGTGAAGACGTTATCGTACGTATCTCTGGATACTGTGTAAACACTAAATACCTCACTCCAGAACAAAAAACTGAATTGACACAACGTGTCTTCCACGAAGTTCTTTCAATGGATGACGCATTGAGCTAA
- a CDS encoding DUF1846 domain-containing protein, whose amino-acid sequence MKKQAFSSEQYLNLQRDHILERINQFDGKLYLEFGGKMLEDFHAARVLPGYEPDNKIKLLQELKEQVEVVIAINASNIEHSKARGDLGISYDQEVLRLIDKFNELGIFVGSVVITQYAGQPAADAFRNQLDKNGIDSYLHYPIKGYPTDMDHIISPEGMGKNDYIKTSRNLIVVTAPGPGSGKLATCMSNMYHDQLNGIKSGYAKFETFPVWNLPLHHPVNLAYEAATADLDDVNMIDPFHLQTYGETTVNYNRDIEIFPVLKRMLERILGESPYASPTDMGVNMVGFAITDNEAAIEASKQEIIRRYYQTVLDFKAEKVGETAVKKIELLMNDLGITPADRKVAVAARQKAEETGGPALALELPNGEIVTGKNSELFGPTAAALINAIKKSANIAKEVKLIEPEVVKPIQGLKINHLGSRNPRLHSNEILIALAITAMENPDAARAMKELGNLKGSEAHSTIILTDEDKNVLRKLGINVTFDPFYQYDRLYRK is encoded by the coding sequence ATGAAAAAACAAGCTTTTAGTTCTGAACAATATTTAAATCTACAACGCGACCATATCTTGGAGCGCATTAACCAATTTGACGGCAAGCTTTACCTGGAGTTTGGTGGCAAAATGTTAGAAGATTTCCACGCTGCTCGTGTACTGCCTGGTTATGAGCCTGACAATAAAATCAAGCTCTTGCAAGAATTGAAAGAGCAGGTTGAGGTTGTGATTGCCATTAACGCTAGCAACATCGAACATTCTAAAGCGCGTGGCGACCTAGGCATTTCTTATGACCAAGAAGTTCTTCGTTTGATTGACAAATTCAATGAGCTGGGAATTTTTGTTGGCTCAGTTGTCATCACACAGTACGCTGGACAACCTGCTGCAGATGCCTTCCGCAACCAGTTAGATAAAAACGGGATTGATTCCTATCTTCATTATCCAATCAAAGGATACCCGACGGATATGGATCACATCATTTCTCCCGAAGGCATGGGGAAAAACGACTACATCAAAACCAGTCGCAACTTGATCGTCGTAACAGCTCCTGGACCTGGTTCTGGAAAATTGGCAACTTGTATGTCCAATATGTACCACGACCAACTTAATGGCATCAAGTCTGGTTACGCTAAGTTTGAAACCTTCCCAGTTTGGAACCTGCCCCTTCATCATCCAGTCAATTTGGCCTACGAGGCTGCAACCGCGGACCTTGATGATGTCAATATGATTGACCCCTTCCATCTCCAAACCTACGGAGAAACCACTGTCAACTACAACCGTGATATCGAAATCTTCCCAGTGCTCAAACGTATGTTGGAACGCATTCTCGGTGAATCTCCATACGCTTCACCAACAGACATGGGTGTCAATATGGTTGGCTTCGCTATTACAGATAATGAGGCTGCTATCGAAGCTTCAAAACAAGAAATCATCCGTCGCTACTATCAGACTGTTCTTGATTTTAAAGCTGAAAAAGTCGGAGAAACTGCTGTCAAGAAGATTGAACTTCTCATGAACGACCTCGGCATCACACCTGCAGACCGTAAGGTTGCTGTCGCTGCACGCCAAAAAGCAGAAGAAACTGGTGGGCCTGCCCTTGCTCTCGAATTGCCAAATGGGGAAATCGTCACTGGCAAGAACTCTGAACTCTTTGGTCCTACAGCTGCAGCCTTGATCAATGCCATCAAAAAATCAGCTAACATCGCTAAGGAAGTAAAATTAATCGAACCTGAAGTCGTCAAACCAATTCAAGGCCTTAAAATCAATCATCTCGGTAGCCGCAATCCTCGCCTCCACTCAAATGAAATCCTGATTGCACTTGCAATCACAGCTATGGAAAATCCTGATGCTGCGCGTGCAATGAAGGAACTGGGTAATCTAAAAGGTAGCGAAGCCCACTCAACCATCATCTTGACCGATGAAGACAAGAATGTCCTTCGCAAACTAGGCATCAACGTAACCTTTGACCCATTCTACCAATACGATCGCTTGTATCGGAAATAA